TCGATGACCGATGAGGGCTTGATATTGGTAGCAGCGTCATCCTGCGTCTGGGAGCTCTTCATGAAGCCGTTGAGCAGCTTGGATATGTTGTCCATGCTGGAGGCGTACGGCGACGAGAAGGTGTCACCGTTGGTGGCAGCGAACGGCGGCGAGCACTGGCCGATGAATTGGGTGACCTCATCAGCTGGAGCTGGTGTGCTGCTTGCTGGGCGCGCGTAGCTGTCCTTGGAGAGGGTCATGTCATCATGATGGCAATCGGCATGGCCGGCGGCGGCAGTGGGTACCGCCACCGGTATGATGGAAGGTTCGGAGGGCGGACATGGCGCGAAGATGGCGCCGATGGCTTGCTGCTTCTGGAGCTTCTTCTTGAGATGGGTGTTCCAATAGTTCTTGATATCGTTGTCGGTTCTCTGTGGGAGGTAAGAAGCAATGGCGGCCCACCTGTTGCCCAGCAAGGACTGGAGGTGGACGATGATGCCTTCCTCGTGGGGGGTGAAGTTGCCGCGCCGGATGCCGGGGCGGAGGTAGTTGGTCCAGCGGAGACGGCAGCTCTTGCTGCAGCGCATGAGGCCGGTGTTGATGGGCACGGAGCGCCAGTTGCCGGGGCCGTGCTCCTGGATGTAGGACACCAGGATGATGTCCTCCTCCGGCGTCCATGGCCCCTTCTTGATCCCCACCTTGTCGCAGCACGGCGGCCTGCCCATCGTCGATCCGCCCACTAGCTTGTGTCTCCGGCGGCCGGTGCCTGGCTAGCTACCTGCAGCTAAGTTTCTGGAGTTGTGCCCATGAAGAGTGTGACGGTACGTTATATATAGGAGTAGGACGACTGGACGAGAGAGCTGCGTTTTGACTGGACGAGAGAGCTTGCTAGGAACTACGTGAGCACGCAGCTAATTTGTTTTCACCTCATGTCTAAGAGCAAGTACAGTAATGGTTTTGTTTTCACTCATGTCTAAGAGCAAGTACAGACGTACAGTAATTGTTCTGTTTTCACTCATGTCTAAGAGCAAGTACAGTAATGGTTTTGTTTTcactcactaccggaaaccggcactttgccgagtgccggaggctttgctgagtgtattttatcgggcactcggtaaagacagtctttgccaagtgccaaataaaatacactcgacaaaatgcgtctttgtcgagtgccttttttctggcactcggcaaagatgtattttgccgagtgctatttttcggcacacggcaaaatgcgtctttgccgagtgccttttttctggcactcggcaaagatgtattttgccgagtgcctttattttggcactcggcaaagaggcattttgccgtgtgcatttttttggcccttgGCAAATcaatttttcaaagcaatttttgaggccctaaatgaattcaaataaaaaacttttcaactacaaagttgtataacttctcaagatttacaaagtttattttggtcatttcttcatttgacaaagcgacaataacgttgttcataaaatctacatctctcatacctcccgtattagtttcatgaaagtagaagagagatatataagatttgtgaacaatgttactaccactatgtcggatgaacaaatgaccaaaataaactttgtagatcttgagaagttatgaaattttgtagttggtaacattttgatttgaaatcatcttgtcatgcaaaaacgacgtttgaatttgaaaatttgaaaatttgaatttttcaaaagacctcggatggaaaaacttcctaaatgaaaattgtagatctccaaaagttatgaaactatgtagttgacaactttttgatttgtaatcatcttatcatgcaaaactacgtttgaatctctcaaatttaaaattcgaatttttcaaacgacctcgtatggaaaaacttcctaaatgaaaattgtagatctcgaaaagttatgaaactttatagttgaccactttttgatttgaatttgtttagggcctcaaaaaagCAATTTACTcttggtttagtataatatatgaggatagataacggaatcaagatacaagtgacagtgtagtgcagtggtagagcagcagacgcGCGAGGGATAGGTCatgagttcgaatcccgccgCCGCGTTAGCCGTGAATTTAGCGCAAAAAATGCACCGACTTCGATgaagacggggggggggggggggggggggggggcgctggcgggtggcggcctcccccgaattttttttaaagattttgctattatttttgggttttttttgcattttcattttgccgagtgtaaatctttgccgagtgcttttccggcactcggcaaaggctttgccgagtgcctgacaaaaaacactcggcaaatagctgtttgccgacaAAAAGATGTCGTGTGTtgtatgccgagtgttacactcggcaaagcagttgccgagtgtttttgggccattgccgagtgcccctggcactcggcgaaaCGACTGTATCCCGTAGTGACTCATGTACAATGATTAATTGTTTTATGTAGAGAGAAGAGGGAAGAGGTAGGAGAACTTGACTCATGCAAGTAATAAGCTAGATATGGAAGCCTATACAGTGGTGGGCCTAGACATCAAATGAACATGAGGAGAATTAGGAATGAGAAGGTGCGACATGTGTAAgcaataataaaaaaattatataagACAAACAAGATACAACTATTGTATAGCTTGATCTTACAACTTGACTTATAGCCAAACCCTCGGCTCTATTATTGGGCTTGCtttatatgtgtgtatatataattATCCCTCCATTCCAATCATAAGTCGCTTTGACTCTTTTGTATATCAAATTTCCTATGTATCTAGAAATAATGTATGTACATAACAAATTCaatgtatcaaaaaagtcaaagtgacttataatttagaacggagtgaATATAATATTGCACATGCATGCTTTCCCTTTCTACAACACTTTGATGTTTAAAGCAAGGATTACCTAGAGGGAACTGTTTGATGTTGTTGACTACTACTGCTATTACTGTGTGTGAAATTTAAAGCTAGGGTTTCTAGACCTTTATTTGCACGCTCGATCACTCGAGGCAATTTATTCCGTCATGTATGAAAGAGGTCGCTAGAGTTGGATGACAGCTATATTCCATCTAcatactaatatatatatatggttcttgcAAATTCGTTTTTCACATTATTATTACTTTGAAATGAAAAATTCATGAtgtccaaaaaaataaaaagattgtTGATACGGTAGTTCCTTGCGGTTGAAAACTCTCGAAGTTTCTCCTTGTCTAGATTTTTTCATTCAAGCATTAACGATTATTATAACCAAGGTACGCATAGTAGTATTTAGTCGCAGAACATGAGCTGCAAGACTAGCTGTCAAGTGAATGCATGGACCCGGCCGGCCCACACACATGTGCAAGATCGAGTGCATGACTTTATCAAGTGACGAAGAAGTAGGTCTACCCTCATAACACGGCAATTTGCAGTGTATAGTACGCCCACATATATACATCCATATGCATAATGCATTGGCATGCAATGCGCTTCCAGCCAGTAGCCACACTGCAAATTATGTGGAGAAATTGATAGTTACTCGTATATTATATTATCTCCTACATACATTACGTACAGGTCAGAAATCGGCACCCACACATGCATGCAagatctttttcttcttcttcttattcatTAATCATTTCTTACGTGGATCACAATAAAATCAATCGATCAGGATCTCGTTACTCTTGAATCTTGATGATGCCCTCCATTAATACTCAATGTGTGTGCCT
The sequence above is drawn from the Miscanthus floridulus cultivar M001 chromosome 15, ASM1932011v1, whole genome shotgun sequence genome and encodes:
- the LOC136509541 gene encoding MYB transcription factor 69-like is translated as MGRPPCCDKVGIKKGPWTPEEDIILVSYIQEHGPGNWRSVPINTGLMRCSKSCRLRWTNYLRPGIRRGNFTPHEEGIIVHLQSLLGNRWAAIASYLPQRTDNDIKNYWNTHLKKKLQKQQAIGAIFAPCPPSEPSIIPVAVPTAAAGHADCHHDDMTLSKDSYARPASSTPAPADEVTQFIGQCSPPFAATNGDTFSSPYASSMDNISKLLNGFMKSSQTQDDAATNIKPSSVIDINPFDHKSGGALPPISDDVPLLMPPPQQQQALTGHGDYHKPKLQQLSSIEKWLFDEAPEQMEISDGYCSVPSMLL